The Exiguobacterium mexicanum genome includes a window with the following:
- a CDS encoding MATE family efflux transporter — MNQNTEQLRTDPIGRLLFKLSLPAMIGMLVTALYNIIDTIFVARGIGATAVAAIGIAFPIQMILMAVSSAVGLGGASISSRKLGKGDDAGAAVTFLNVLVLVGVFAAFAVSSAFFMLDDILTVFGATSAIMELSRQYLSVVLISSPFFMFTLAASAMVRAEGQAPYQMKVMLTTVVVNLVTTPLFIFTFDWGIYGAAWSTALAQVVGSVLMLRFFFAKKNRRTELDFQWRKFRLRFGELKEIMAIGSSSFIMMVSQSILFVGVNVMLGTYGGTEELAIFAIINKFMALVGMPIMGIVQGMQPIVGYNFGARQFDRMRETIWTALRVGIAIAVIIWLTLQLIPEQLMRMFTTDANLIAGGVTAIHVLFAVSFLPSVQMLINGIYQSLGKARVAMFLSLSRQTLYTIPLVFILPNFFGVFGVWLAFPIADAMTFLTAVGMAVWDRKLLFRPSEEEVEAKATNL; from the coding sequence ATGAATCAAAATACGGAGCAGCTCCGGACCGACCCGATCGGACGCCTGCTATTCAAGCTGTCGCTACCTGCGATGATCGGCATGCTGGTGACGGCGCTCTACAATATCATCGATACGATCTTCGTCGCCCGCGGCATCGGGGCGACCGCCGTGGCCGCCATCGGGATCGCTTTCCCGATCCAGATGATTCTCATGGCCGTCTCGAGCGCGGTCGGGTTGGGCGGCGCCTCGATCAGTTCACGGAAACTAGGTAAAGGGGATGATGCCGGTGCCGCCGTCACGTTCTTGAACGTCCTCGTCCTCGTCGGGGTGTTTGCGGCCTTCGCAGTCAGTTCCGCCTTTTTCATGTTAGATGACATTTTGACAGTGTTCGGAGCGACGTCGGCCATCATGGAACTGAGCCGTCAATACTTATCTGTCGTGCTGATCAGCTCGCCGTTCTTCATGTTCACACTCGCGGCGAGCGCGATGGTACGGGCTGAAGGGCAAGCGCCCTATCAGATGAAAGTGATGCTCACGACCGTCGTCGTCAATTTGGTGACGACACCGCTATTCATCTTCACGTTCGACTGGGGCATTTACGGTGCGGCCTGGTCGACTGCGCTCGCCCAAGTCGTCGGATCGGTCCTCATGCTTCGGTTCTTCTTCGCGAAAAAAAATCGCCGGACCGAGCTCGACTTCCAATGGCGGAAGTTTCGACTACGGTTCGGCGAATTAAAAGAGATTATGGCGATTGGGTCGTCCTCATTCATCATGATGGTGTCGCAATCGATTCTATTCGTCGGCGTCAACGTCATGCTCGGAACGTATGGTGGCACCGAGGAGCTCGCCATCTTTGCGATCATCAATAAATTCATGGCGCTCGTCGGGATGCCGATCATGGGCATCGTTCAAGGCATGCAGCCGATCGTCGGGTACAATTTCGGGGCCAGACAATTCGACCGGATGCGCGAGACGATCTGGACGGCGTTGCGGGTCGGGATTGCCATCGCGGTCATCATCTGGCTGACGCTCCAGTTGATTCCGGAACAGCTCATGCGGATGTTCACGACCGACGCGAACTTGATTGCCGGCGGGGTGACGGCCATCCATGTGTTGTTCGCCGTCTCGTTTCTCCCGAGCGTGCAAATGCTCATCAACGGCATTTATCAATCGCTCGGAAAGGCCCGTGTCGCGATGTTCTTGTCACTGTCGCGCCAAACGCTCTATACGATTCCGCTCGTCTTCATCTTGCCGAACTTCTTCGGCGTGTTCGGGGTGTGGCTCGCGTTTCCAATCGCCGATGCCATGACCTTCTTGACGGCGGTCGGTATGGCGGTGTGGGACCGCAAGTTATTGTTCCGCCCGTCTGAGGAAGAAGTCGAAGCGAAAGCGACCAACTTATAA
- a CDS encoding DMT family transporter — translation MSYLILFAAVFFLSTSVLFVKWTSAPAETAAFYRMLITCLMLLPFVDFKSLIGTRLMTRYALLLSGTLLAFHFWLWFLSLDYTTVASSTLFVTSSPIFVLIGNALIFKKNPTRKGLAFALIAVLGGMLVAAGDIQLGREALFGDLLALIAALLIAGYWLVGQHVRTEMNTNTYSFSVYLVATVVLCFMLLVRGTTFTAFESVNWWYFLALAFFPTILGHNLFNYALARVSATVVSITILGEALWGMLFGFVFFDERLGVMQWIGAAVLLGGIYLFLKEDARSTRTDVAL, via the coding sequence TTGTCTTATCTCATTTTATTCGCCGCTGTATTTTTCTTGTCGACGAGCGTATTATTCGTCAAATGGACGTCCGCACCGGCCGAGACGGCCGCGTTTTACCGAATGCTGATCACGTGTCTGATGTTGTTGCCGTTTGTCGACTTCAAGTCACTCATCGGGACGCGTCTCATGACGAGATATGCCTTGTTGCTCAGCGGGACGTTGTTGGCGTTCCACTTTTGGCTCTGGTTTTTATCGCTCGATTATACGACCGTCGCGAGTTCAACGTTATTCGTGACGTCGAGTCCGATTTTCGTTTTAATCGGGAACGCCTTGATTTTTAAAAAGAATCCGACCCGAAAAGGTTTAGCCTTTGCACTCATCGCCGTCCTTGGGGGCATGCTTGTCGCGGCGGGTGACATCCAACTTGGACGCGAAGCGCTCTTCGGGGACCTGCTCGCCTTAATCGCCGCCCTTCTTATCGCCGGCTATTGGCTCGTCGGTCAACACGTCCGGACCGAGATGAACACGAATACTTACTCGTTCAGCGTCTATCTCGTCGCGACGGTCGTCCTCTGCTTCATGCTCCTCGTGCGGGGGACGACGTTCACCGCGTTCGAATCGGTCAACTGGTGGTATTTCCTCGCCCTCGCCTTCTTCCCGACGATTTTAGGGCATAACTTGTTCAACTATGCGCTCGCCCGGGTCAGTGCCACCGTCGTCAGCATCACCATCCTTGGCGAGGCACTGTGGGGCATGCTGTTCGGGTTCGTCTTCTTCGACGAACGTCTCGGCGTAATGCAATGGATCGGCGCGGCCGTCCTGCTCGGCGGAATCTATTTGTTCCTAAAAGAAGACGCCCGTTCCACCAGAACGGACGTCGCTTTATAA
- a CDS encoding DNA topoisomerase III — protein sequence MRLIIAEKPSQAQKLAAPYPSKKKKDEIEIASCARFPEGAIVVWAVGHLCELQEPSHYKPEWKSWKYESLPIVPDRFDYRISKGKSKPFQTIKKWLHDRSITDIIIASDAEREGEAIVRLILRLAGNKKPLSRLWISSLTEQAVDRGFAELLPGDQTVPYYHEAMSRACADWLVGMNASRAYTTLLKTIGIEDVFSLGRVQTPTLALIVNREREIKQFVPEPYFEVEATLQKGRGTFKAKYTLGKTTKLKTREQADAVVNRATGTAIVRSIDKEDKTEYPPFWFSLSGLQAEAGKRFGFGAKKTLDIAQKLYTKGWISYPRTDSSFVTPDEATLFPQTKARLLKSAAYAGLQDVLTENPSRNSRYVNAKKVSDHYAIIPTEACGDVARLSGDEAKLYDLINRRFLAAFAPPAKLEKTTVDLMDGDDLYRAKGTVVVSPGYRQVVEMKSKDVELPALTVGEPLTEKKVEVLSKQTEPPKRYTEGALIMAMKVAGKQLDDEELIHIMKEVEGLGTEATRANIIDGLKKRGYVDLQKKELVPTDKGRLLIDVLGDSILASPAMTAKWEKRLHEIGQASASAAEFIEQAKKMSIHLVEEAKARVESANPEGYTIEARRFGKKSAARPKASFGICPSCGKGLVEHPKFIGCSGYREGCKFTMSKQVLGVGIAKDELKQMINGGQSNVHTFKKGDKTFDAALYLEKGALRFEFK from the coding sequence ATGAGACTAATCATCGCGGAGAAACCGTCGCAGGCTCAAAAACTGGCTGCGCCGTATCCATCAAAAAAGAAAAAAGACGAGATTGAGATTGCTTCTTGCGCCCGTTTCCCGGAAGGTGCCATCGTCGTGTGGGCGGTCGGTCACTTATGCGAGCTTCAAGAACCGTCCCACTATAAACCGGAATGGAAGTCGTGGAAATATGAGTCGCTCCCGATTGTGCCGGACCGATTCGACTATCGCATCTCGAAAGGTAAATCGAAACCGTTCCAGACGATCAAAAAATGGCTGCACGATCGCTCCATCACCGATATCATCATCGCGTCCGATGCCGAGCGAGAAGGAGAAGCGATTGTCCGGCTCATTTTACGACTCGCTGGCAATAAAAAACCGTTGTCACGCCTTTGGATCTCAAGTTTGACCGAACAGGCGGTCGACCGTGGTTTCGCCGAACTGTTGCCCGGCGACCAGACCGTCCCTTATTATCATGAGGCGATGAGTCGTGCTTGTGCCGACTGGCTCGTCGGTATGAACGCCTCAAGGGCATATACGACGCTGTTGAAGACGATCGGTATCGAGGACGTGTTCTCGCTCGGTCGTGTCCAGACGCCGACGCTCGCTTTGATCGTCAATCGTGAACGTGAGATTAAACAGTTCGTCCCAGAGCCGTATTTCGAGGTCGAGGCGACACTTCAAAAAGGACGTGGCACGTTCAAAGCGAAATACACGCTCGGGAAGACGACGAAACTGAAGACACGCGAACAAGCCGATGCGGTCGTCAACCGGGCGACCGGGACAGCGATTGTCCGTTCGATTGACAAAGAGGACAAGACGGAATACCCGCCGTTTTGGTTCAGTTTATCGGGTTTGCAGGCCGAGGCCGGCAAGCGGTTCGGCTTTGGGGCGAAGAAGACGCTCGATATCGCTCAAAAGTTGTATACAAAAGGGTGGATCAGTTATCCACGAACCGACTCGAGCTTCGTCACACCGGACGAAGCGACACTGTTCCCGCAGACGAAAGCCCGGCTGTTGAAGTCCGCGGCCTATGCCGGACTTCAGGACGTGTTGACCGAGAATCCGTCGCGAAACAGTCGCTACGTCAATGCGAAAAAGGTCAGTGATCACTATGCGATCATCCCGACGGAGGCGTGTGGCGATGTGGCTCGGCTCAGCGGGGACGAGGCAAAACTATACGATTTGATTAACCGTCGCTTTCTTGCGGCGTTCGCCCCTCCGGCGAAGCTTGAGAAGACGACGGTCGACCTCATGGACGGGGACGACCTATACCGGGCGAAAGGGACGGTCGTCGTCAGCCCCGGGTACCGGCAAGTCGTCGAGATGAAGTCCAAGGACGTGGAGCTCCCGGCACTTACGGTCGGTGAACCGTTGACCGAAAAAAAAGTCGAAGTATTATCGAAACAGACGGAGCCACCGAAACGGTATACGGAAGGGGCACTGATCATGGCGATGAAAGTGGCCGGCAAGCAACTCGATGATGAGGAACTGATTCACATCATGAAAGAAGTCGAAGGGCTCGGCACCGAGGCCACGCGGGCCAATATTATCGACGGATTGAAAAAACGGGGTTATGTCGACCTGCAAAAGAAAGAGCTCGTCCCGACCGACAAGGGCCGTCTCTTGATCGATGTGCTCGGCGACAGCATCCTCGCCTCGCCGGCCATGACAGCGAAGTGGGAGAAGCGGCTCCATGAGATTGGACAGGCATCGGCATCCGCCGCCGAGTTTATCGAACAGGCGAAAAAGATGTCGATTCATCTCGTCGAAGAGGCGAAAGCGCGTGTCGAGTCGGCAAACCCGGAAGGCTACACGATCGAAGCAAGACGTTTCGGGAAAAAATCTGCGGCACGGCCAAAAGCGTCGTTCGGCATCTGTCCGAGCTGCGGCAAAGGGCTCGTCGAGCATCCGAAGTTTATCGGCTGCAGCGGTTATCGCGAAGGGTGCAAGTTCACGATGTCGAAACAAGTGCTCGGCGTCGGGATTGCCAAGGATGAGCTGAAACAGATGATCAACGGCGGCCAGTCGAACGTGCATACGTTCAAAAAAGGGGACAAGACGTTCGACGCTGCGCTCTATCTTGAAAAAGGGGCGCTCCGATTCGAATTTAAATAA
- the ytzI gene encoding YtzI protein, whose translation MGWIFAVSGLIILLVLIASIVVIQKGYAYKDNKDDIVLDYEEINRRITEDEQQKK comes from the coding sequence ATGGGATGGATTTTTGCAGTGAGCGGTTTGATTATCTTGCTCGTCTTGATTGCCTCGATCGTCGTCATTCAAAAAGGATACGCCTACAAGGACAACAAAGACGACATCGTGCTCGATTACGAGGAGATTAACCGCCGCATCACCGAAGATGAGCAGCAGAAAAAATAA
- a CDS encoding PP2C family protein-serine/threonine phosphatase, producing the protein MAILIVDDEPVNTMVLEQLLHQHDYETISVSSGEDALALLMDPQAPSLYDLVLLDVEMPGISGIETCKRIRQMTGYEELPVIMVSGRTEEKQIAEGLDAEASDYTTKPIKITELLARIRSALRYKAAVDERKKYEARLQYDLDLAQKIQQSALTPPISNDEIDVRALYLPSKKLAGDMYAWFQVAPDRYGVIIFDVMGHGVSSALITMGIRSILPGLVGNVQYPVDVMSELNRQMTFLFSGEDMQSYFTAVYCYIDTTKRQIEYVNAGHPPIIVTSDTGVTRLETTGVPVGMFEEPNYESNVIDIEPGMTMHMYTDGLMECYSKDIDDGIRWLEKDIASYGLDYARHVAEQLVPKIEIDDDLCLVTVKLM; encoded by the coding sequence ATGGCGATTTTGATTGTGGACGACGAACCGGTCAATACGATGGTTCTCGAACAATTATTGCATCAACATGATTATGAGACGATTTCGGTCTCAAGTGGTGAAGATGCGCTCGCGCTCCTGATGGATCCGCAAGCCCCGTCGCTATACGACCTTGTCCTGCTTGATGTCGAGATGCCAGGGATTTCTGGGATTGAGACATGCAAACGGATTCGACAGATGACCGGTTACGAGGAATTGCCCGTGATCATGGTCTCGGGCCGCACCGAAGAAAAGCAGATTGCGGAAGGACTTGACGCTGAGGCGTCCGATTATACGACGAAACCGATTAAAATCACGGAACTGCTCGCACGGATCCGTTCGGCACTTCGCTATAAAGCAGCCGTGGATGAACGGAAGAAATATGAGGCACGTCTTCAATATGACCTCGATCTCGCGCAAAAGATTCAACAGAGTGCCTTGACCCCACCGATCAGTAACGATGAGATTGACGTCCGGGCCTTGTATTTGCCGTCTAAAAAACTGGCCGGTGACATGTATGCCTGGTTCCAAGTCGCACCTGATCGCTACGGCGTCATCATCTTTGATGTGATGGGGCATGGCGTGTCGTCGGCGTTGATTACGATGGGCATTCGTTCGATTTTACCGGGCCTCGTCGGCAACGTCCAATATCCGGTCGATGTGATGAGCGAGTTGAACCGCCAGATGACGTTCTTGTTCTCGGGAGAGGACATGCAGAGCTACTTCACGGCCGTATACTGCTATATCGATACGACGAAGCGTCAAATCGAGTACGTCAACGCCGGACATCCGCCAATCATCGTGACGTCTGATACAGGCGTCACGCGCCTCGAGACGACCGGAGTGCCGGTCGGTATGTTCGAGGAGCCGAACTATGAGTCAAACGTGATTGACATCGAGCCGGGTATGACGATGCATATGTATACGGATGGGCTGATGGAATGTTACAGCAAAGACATCGATGACGGCATCCGTTGGCTCGAGAAGGACATCGCGTCCTACGGGCTCGACTACGCACGCCATGTCGCCGAACAGCTCGTCCCTAAAATCGAGATCGACGATGACCTTTGTCTCGTCACGGTCAAATTGATGTAA
- a CDS encoding magnesium transporter CorA family protein, with amino-acid sequence MLTIYRTDASGRVDEIDDFDKGSWIQLVNPTKDEADQVIAASGIPEDFVYDPLDIEEKPRFEKDDEGLLMIIDVPYVEEDDTGRAYNTIPLGIIVTGRHFITVCSRDLDVLNLFANGKARLFRTNYRSRFVFQILHRVSMTYLRFLRQIDRRMDELEQELQRSMRNQEIFQLMNLQKSLVYFMTSLKANDSVLDRIVKTPSLEKHEEDEELLEDVFVEHRQAMEMASIYNDIISIKMDAFGSIISNNVNFVMKFLASITIVLSIPTMISGIFGMNVQVPWEGQSIGFVFALAMMVGFSSLAFYILWRKRYF; translated from the coding sequence ATGCTAACGATTTACCGTACCGACGCATCTGGGCGTGTCGACGAAATCGACGACTTTGATAAAGGAAGCTGGATCCAACTCGTCAATCCGACGAAAGACGAGGCTGATCAAGTCATCGCCGCCTCCGGCATTCCTGAAGACTTCGTCTACGACCCGCTTGATATTGAAGAAAAACCACGATTTGAAAAAGATGATGAGGGGCTCCTCATGATCATCGACGTCCCGTACGTGGAAGAGGATGATACGGGACGCGCCTACAACACGATTCCCCTCGGTATCATCGTCACCGGCCGACATTTCATCACCGTCTGCTCACGAGACCTCGACGTGCTCAACCTGTTCGCCAACGGAAAAGCCCGGCTGTTCCGAACGAACTATCGGAGCCGGTTCGTCTTCCAGATTTTGCACCGAGTCAGCATGACGTACTTGCGTTTCCTTCGCCAAATCGACCGGCGCATGGACGAGCTCGAGCAAGAGTTGCAACGTTCGATGCGAAATCAGGAAATCTTTCAATTGATGAACTTACAGAAGTCGCTCGTCTATTTCATGACCTCACTTAAAGCGAACGACAGCGTCCTCGACCGCATCGTCAAGACACCGAGCCTCGAGAAGCACGAGGAAGACGAGGAATTGCTCGAAGACGTGTTCGTCGAGCACCGCCAGGCGATGGAGATGGCGTCGATCTATAACGACATCATCAGCATTAAAATGGACGCCTTCGGTTCGATCATCTCGAACAACGTCAACTTCGTCATGAAGTTCTTGGCCTCGATCACAATCGTGCTGAGCATCCCGACGATGATCTCTGGGATATTCGGGATGAACGTTCAAGTCCCATGGGAAGGCCAATCGATCGGTTTCGTGTTCGCGCTCGCGATGATGGTCGGCTTCTCAAGCCTCGCCTTTTATATTTTGTGGCGTAAGCGTTATTTCTAA
- a CDS encoding Hpt domain-containing protein translates to MELSQTPHNALFNEEKLAELHQIASGNKEFLKKIADTYVRQFEAKFPELKQMVREQNHEQIEQLAHLLKGASYSVGLDETAARFHQLEMAGETNETSNLEPILDEIEADMHRFDQEWDTHLNELP, encoded by the coding sequence ATGGAGTTGTCACAAACGCCCCATAATGCTCTGTTTAACGAAGAAAAGTTGGCGGAGCTCCATCAAATCGCCAGCGGAAATAAAGAATTTTTGAAAAAGATTGCCGATACGTACGTGCGTCAATTCGAGGCGAAGTTCCCTGAATTGAAGCAGATGGTGCGTGAACAAAATCACGAACAAATCGAACAACTTGCTCACTTGTTGAAAGGGGCCTCTTATTCTGTCGGGCTCGATGAGACGGCCGCTCGATTCCATCAGCTCGAAATGGCTGGGGAGACGAACGAGACGTCGAACCTCGAACCGATTCTCGATGAGATTGAAGCCGATATGCATCGCTTCGATCAAGAATGGGACACCCACTTGAACGAGTTGCCATAG
- a CDS encoding chemotaxis protein CheV, which produces MDHNILLEAGTNELEIVIFQSGPFIFGINVMKVREIITMLPLTPLPGTPEAIMGLIELRGEVMTVIDLPMVIGHPRDVGENDRLIVCEFNGEKSVLRVDQVTEIKRISWEQIDTPSDLARGMQGITNGVVKTGDQMIILLDYERIALELSRKDIMARESVKRLGARERSNKQVWIAEDSEMLRTLIIDTLDDAGYFNTTIFNNGKEALDAFEQSDVHCDLLITDIEMPQMDGLHLTKRLREMDQFADLPIVIFSSLISDDLKHKGDAVGANAQITKPEIGMLIATLDEFLA; this is translated from the coding sequence ATGGATCATAATATTTTACTTGAGGCAGGCACGAACGAATTAGAAATCGTCATTTTCCAATCTGGCCCGTTCATTTTCGGGATCAACGTCATGAAAGTACGTGAAATCATCACGATGCTTCCCCTCACCCCGCTACCGGGTACCCCGGAAGCGATCATGGGGCTCATCGAGCTTCGCGGCGAGGTCATGACCGTCATCGATTTACCAATGGTCATCGGTCACCCGCGTGACGTTGGAGAGAACGACCGCTTGATCGTCTGTGAGTTCAACGGAGAGAAGTCGGTGCTCCGCGTCGATCAAGTGACCGAAATTAAACGAATCTCATGGGAACAGATTGACACGCCGTCCGATCTCGCGCGCGGCATGCAAGGCATCACGAACGGGGTCGTCAAAACGGGAGACCAGATGATTATCCTTCTCGATTACGAGCGGATTGCGCTCGAATTGTCACGAAAGGATATCATGGCCCGCGAATCGGTCAAACGGCTCGGTGCCCGGGAACGGTCGAACAAACAAGTGTGGATCGCGGAAGATTCAGAGATGTTACGGACGCTCATCATCGACACGCTCGACGATGCCGGCTACTTCAACACGACGATCTTCAACAACGGAAAGGAAGCGCTCGATGCGTTCGAACAGAGCGACGTTCATTGCGACCTGCTCATCACCGACATCGAGATGCCGCAAATGGACGGCTTGCATTTGACGAAACGACTCCGTGAGATGGACCAATTTGCCGACCTGCCAATCGTCATCTTCTCTTCACTCATCTCGGATGATTTGAAGCATAAAGGCGACGCGGTCGGGGCGAACGCCCAGATTACAAAACCAGAGATCGGCATGTTGATCGCCACACTCGACGAATTTTTAGCCTGA
- a CDS encoding NADP-dependent glyceraldehyde-3-phosphate dehydrogenase: MMSMNTYPYLINGQWQESTTNETIELVSPYTEEVVGHVQAMSRDEVDEAIHGAKSAQQEWAALPVNKRAELLYAWADKLEERVDEIGQIIMREVGKNLSDAKKEVVRTAEIIRYTAEEGLRFTGGFMQGDSFPGGSKNKMAIIKKEALGVVLAISPFNYPVNLAAAKIAPALITGNAVVFKPATQGAISGVKMVEALQDAGLPSGLLNLVTGRGSVIGDYLTSHPGIDMITFTGGTGTGQHLSQQASMVPVVLELGGKDPALVLEDADLTLAADQIISGAFSYSGQRCTAIKRVFVLEHQADELVGMLKERVEKLTVGSPVDNSFIVPLIDKKSADYVQGLIDDAVNKQATVVHGNERDGNLLHPTLLDHVTREMRVAWEEPFGPVLPVIRVKSLDEMIELTNESEFGLQASVFTQNVNNAFTVADKLEVGTVQVNGRTERGPDHFPFIGVKQSGLGVQGIGRSLETMTRDKVTVINL; this comes from the coding sequence ATTATGAGTATGAACACGTATCCATATTTAATTAATGGACAATGGCAGGAATCAACAACGAACGAAACAATCGAACTCGTTTCACCTTATACAGAAGAAGTCGTCGGACATGTCCAGGCGATGTCTCGTGATGAAGTCGATGAGGCAATTCACGGCGCGAAAAGCGCACAACAGGAATGGGCGGCGCTTCCGGTCAACAAGCGTGCCGAACTGTTGTATGCTTGGGCGGACAAACTCGAAGAGCGCGTAGATGAGATCGGTCAAATCATCATGCGCGAAGTCGGGAAAAACTTGAGCGATGCGAAGAAAGAAGTCGTCCGGACAGCAGAAATCATTCGCTATACGGCGGAAGAAGGACTTCGCTTCACAGGCGGATTCATGCAAGGCGACTCATTCCCGGGCGGTTCGAAGAACAAGATGGCGATCATCAAGAAAGAAGCACTCGGTGTCGTCCTCGCGATCTCGCCGTTCAACTATCCGGTCAACTTGGCAGCAGCCAAAATCGCACCGGCTCTTATCACTGGTAACGCGGTCGTGTTTAAACCAGCGACACAAGGCGCTATCAGCGGTGTGAAAATGGTCGAGGCGCTTCAAGATGCAGGTCTCCCGAGCGGTCTATTGAACCTCGTAACAGGACGCGGATCGGTCATCGGTGACTACTTGACGTCACACCCTGGCATCGACATGATCACATTCACAGGTGGTACCGGGACAGGTCAACACTTGTCGCAACAGGCATCGATGGTACCTGTCGTGCTCGAACTCGGCGGGAAAGATCCGGCCCTCGTCCTCGAAGATGCGGACCTCACCCTGGCTGCCGATCAAATCATCAGCGGGGCGTTCTCGTATTCAGGACAACGCTGTACGGCGATCAAGCGCGTATTCGTGCTCGAGCATCAAGCAGACGAACTCGTCGGTATGTTGAAAGAACGTGTCGAGAAGCTCACGGTCGGCTCACCGGTCGATAACAGCTTTATCGTCCCACTCATCGACAAGAAGTCGGCAGATTACGTCCAAGGTTTGATTGACGACGCCGTCAACAAACAAGCGACGGTCGTCCACGGAAACGAACGCGACGGCAACCTCCTTCATCCGACGCTCCTCGACCATGTCACGCGTGAGATGCGCGTCGCTTGGGAAGAGCCGTTCGGACCGGTGTTGCCGGTCATCCGCGTCAAGTCGCTCGACGAGATGATTGAACTCACGAACGAGTCTGAGTTCGGTCTTCAAGCGAGCGTGTTCACACAAAACGTGAACAACGCCTTCACGGTCGCCGACAAGCTCGAAGTCGGTACAGTCCAAGTGAACGGTCGCACAGAACGCGGCCCTGACCACTTCCCGTTCATCGGCGTGAAGCAATCAGGCCTCGGGGTCCAAGGGATTGGACGCAGCCTCGAGACGATGACACGCGATAAAGTTACCGTCATCAACTTATAA
- a CDS encoding MBL fold metallo-hydrolase, translated as MANWISSQLARLDIPTPFEVGNVNVYVVEHMNRFFMVDCGPDTEEAWTSLTTQLAELELNLADIDFLFLTHHHADHAGQAWRLRDASIPVYGHEKLVRYLEQTPNFIKRGNQFLHDLAHWFGTPESIVNKLPDYREALRWIGPTTVTMTFEDGQDVTSDGAWKTIHLPGHASDQLGLLGPGGVLIAGDHLIDTVEPNPLIEQPYEEEGFASPVVLYLDSLRKLQDVDLKLVVSGHGEPIQKPRPLIEARIAQRYERSELLLADWVDGLSVFDWSMRLYGRKMRRAMPLVFSEVFARLTLLEERGRVVKRLKDGKWIYMRAEEFVE; from the coding sequence GTGGCGAACTGGATTTCAAGCCAACTGGCAAGACTCGATATACCGACGCCGTTCGAGGTCGGCAACGTGAACGTCTATGTCGTCGAACATATGAACCGTTTCTTCATGGTCGATTGTGGACCAGACACGGAAGAGGCGTGGACTTCATTGACGACACAATTGGCCGAGCTCGAACTGAATCTCGCGGATATTGATTTTTTATTTTTGACGCACCATCATGCCGACCATGCAGGGCAGGCCTGGCGTTTACGTGACGCCTCGATTCCTGTATATGGACACGAGAAGCTCGTTCGCTATTTGGAACAGACACCGAACTTCATCAAACGGGGCAACCAGTTCTTACACGACTTGGCGCACTGGTTTGGTACACCCGAGTCGATTGTGAACAAACTGCCTGATTATCGGGAAGCGCTTCGTTGGATCGGTCCGACGACCGTCACGATGACGTTCGAGGACGGTCAGGATGTGACGAGTGACGGGGCATGGAAGACGATCCATCTGCCTGGTCATGCGAGTGACCAGCTCGGTCTGCTTGGTCCAGGCGGTGTCTTGATCGCGGGTGATCATTTGATCGATACGGTTGAACCGAACCCGCTCATTGAACAACCGTACGAGGAAGAAGGGTTTGCCTCACCGGTCGTCCTGTATCTCGATTCGCTCCGAAAACTTCAAGATGTCGATTTAAAGCTCGTCGTGAGCGGGCACGGGGAACCGATTCAAAAACCGCGACCGTTGATCGAGGCGCGCATCGCCCAGCGTTATGAACGGAGTGAGTTGCTGCTCGCCGATTGGGTCGACGGGTTGAGCGTGTTCGATTGGTCGATGCGCCTCTATGGCCGCAAGATGCGTCGGGCGATGCCGCTCGTCTTCAGTGAGGTGTTCGCGCGCTTGACGTTGCTCGAGGAACGTGGCCGCGTCGTCAAACGGTTGAAGGACGGAAAATGGATCTATATGAGAGCGGAGGAATTTGTGGAATGA